The following coding sequences lie in one Vibrio casei genomic window:
- a CDS encoding glutamate-5-semialdehyde dehydrogenase, whose product MDLQLMGQAAKQAAFQLATASTAQKNKALSIIADELEANAQTILAANTQDIELGRKAGLTEALLDRLLLNESRLSGIAADVRNVISLNDPVGSEIDSKMLENGMSLSRRRVPLGVVGVIYEARPNVTIDIAALCLKTGNASILRGGKETFFSNMELVKVIQRALEKAGLPAASVQYIEKPDRELVSQLLKLDDYVDMIIPRGGAGLHKMCKENSTIPVIIGGFGISHIFVDETADIAKSVDVVENSKVQRSSACNSLDTLLVHENVAAQLLPLLADKIGKQVTFVAEPKAKALLTNTDNLRDAQDGDFDTEWLSYTLGIKVVGDIAEAIEHMRVHNASHSDAIMTESIRNAELFINSAGSAAVYVNASTRFTDGAQFGLGAEVAVSTQKLHARGPMGLEELTSYKWVGKADYLTRA is encoded by the coding sequence TTGGATTTACAACTGATGGGACAAGCGGCCAAACAAGCTGCGTTTCAATTAGCTACCGCTTCCACGGCGCAAAAAAATAAAGCGTTAAGTATTATTGCTGATGAGCTAGAAGCTAATGCTCAAACTATTTTGGCGGCGAACACTCAGGATATTGAGTTAGGGCGTAAAGCGGGGTTAACAGAAGCACTACTCGATCGTTTGCTTCTTAATGAGTCACGTTTATCAGGCATTGCAGCTGACGTGCGTAACGTTATCAGCTTGAACGACCCAGTAGGCAGTGAAATTGACAGTAAAATGCTTGAAAATGGTATGTCACTTTCTCGCCGCCGCGTTCCTCTCGGCGTGGTCGGCGTGATTTATGAAGCACGTCCAAATGTGACGATTGATATTGCTGCTCTATGCTTAAAAACGGGGAATGCCAGTATTTTACGTGGTGGAAAAGAAACTTTTTTTTCCAACATGGAGTTGGTCAAAGTTATTCAACGCGCATTAGAGAAAGCCGGGCTTCCTGCCGCTTCCGTACAATATATTGAGAAACCAGACCGTGAATTGGTTTCTCAACTGCTTAAATTAGATGACTATGTGGATATGATCATTCCACGCGGTGGTGCTGGCTTACATAAAATGTGTAAAGAAAACAGCACCATTCCCGTGATCATTGGTGGGTTTGGTATTAGCCATATTTTTGTGGATGAAACGGCAGATATCGCAAAGTCGGTTGATGTGGTTGAAAACTCGAAAGTTCAACGCTCTTCAGCTTGTAACTCTCTTGATACGTTATTGGTTCATGAAAATGTCGCGGCACAACTTCTGCCATTACTTGCAGATAAAATTGGCAAACAAGTCACATTTGTGGCTGAGCCAAAAGCAAAAGCGTTGTTAACCAATACGGATAATTTACGTGATGCTCAAGACGGTGATTTTGATACGGAATGGTTGAGCTATACGCTTGGTATTAAAGTCGTCGGCGATATTGCCGAGGCAATTGAACATATGCGAGTACATAATGCTAGTCATTCAGATGCTATCATGACTGAATCGATTCGCAATGCTGAGCTATTTATTAATTCAGCGGGTTCAGCAGCAGTTTATGTTAATGCTTCCACACGTTTTACCGATGGCGCTCAATTTGGGTTAGGCGCTGAAGTTGCCGTCTCTACTCAGAAGCTTCATGCGCGTGGCCCTATGGGCTTAGAAGAGCTTACAAGCTATAAATGGGTAGGGAAGGCGGATTATCTTACTCGTGCATAA
- the lipA gene encoding lipoyl synthase — MSKPIQMEQGVKYRDADKMALIPTKTLPIEKAEVLRKPEWMKIKLPSDSQRIQEIKAAMRKNDLHSVCEEASCPNLAECFNHGTATFMILGAICTRRCPFCDVAHGRPNAPESNEPEKLAQTIKDMKLKYVVITSVDRDDLRDGGAEHFANCNKAIREQNPHIKIETLVPDFRGRMDVALDLMKDNPPDVFNHNLETAPRLYRRARPGANYKWSLQLLQKFKEQHPHIPTKSGLMMGLGETKEEIVEVLKDLRAHGVTMLTLGQYLAPSRHHLPVERYVPPSEFDELKDIALELGFTHAACGPFVRSSYHADMQAQGIEIK, encoded by the coding sequence ATGAGCAAACCAATTCAAATGGAACAAGGGGTTAAGTATCGTGACGCCGATAAAATGGCGTTAATCCCAACTAAAACTCTGCCGATTGAAAAGGCAGAAGTATTGCGTAAACCCGAATGGATGAAAATAAAGCTGCCTTCTGATAGCCAACGCATTCAAGAAATCAAAGCGGCAATGCGCAAAAATGATCTCCACTCGGTTTGTGAAGAAGCGTCCTGTCCAAACCTTGCGGAATGTTTTAATCACGGTACAGCTACTTTCATGATTTTAGGGGCGATTTGTACACGTCGCTGCCCATTTTGTGATGTTGCTCATGGACGCCCTAATGCTCCAGAGTCAAATGAACCAGAAAAACTTGCGCAAACCATTAAAGATATGAAGTTAAAATATGTCGTGATCACTTCTGTTGACCGAGATGATTTACGTGATGGTGGAGCTGAGCATTTTGCAAACTGCAATAAAGCTATTCGTGAACAAAATCCACACATAAAAATTGAAACACTCGTACCTGACTTCCGCGGCCGAATGGATGTGGCACTGGATCTAATGAAAGACAATCCACCAGATGTGTTCAACCACAACTTAGAAACAGCACCACGTTTATATCGCCGTGCTCGCCCAGGTGCGAATTATAAATGGTCTCTTCAATTACTTCAAAAATTCAAAGAGCAACATCCACATATCCCGACAAAATCGGGGCTGATGATGGGCCTTGGTGAAACAAAAGAAGAAATCGTTGAAGTACTCAAAGACTTGCGTGCTCATGGTGTAACGATGTTAACGTTAGGCCAATATCTAGCACCAAGCCGTCATCATTTACCAGTAGAGCGTTATGTACCACCTTCAGAGTTCGATGAGCTTAAAGACATCGCTTTAGAGCTAGGCTTTACTCACGCCGCATGTGGCCCATTTGTTCGCTCGTCATACCATGCTGATATGCAAGCGCAAGGCATCGAAATCAAGTAA
- the lipB gene encoding lipoyl(octanoyl) transferase LipB, with product MHSESHQNGDLIFPHATPNQVVIRQLGRQDYSPIWQAMHTFTDERTPDSIDEIWLVEHNPVFTQGQAGKAEHLLNTGDIPVVQSDRGGQVTYHGPGQIVVYFMINLRRKKIGVRELVTHIENIVIETLKEFGILSAARPDAPGVYVEKRKICSLGLRIRKGCSFHGLALNVNMDLTPFLRINPCGYSGMEMVQVKDVNGPDSIAIVESALIQKITHQLDYNQVDITTESR from the coding sequence ATGCACAGCGAATCACATCAAAATGGGGATCTGATTTTTCCACACGCAACACCAAATCAAGTAGTAATACGACAACTCGGTCGACAAGACTACTCTCCTATTTGGCAAGCTATGCATACCTTTACTGATGAACGTACCCCTGACAGCATTGACGAAATCTGGCTCGTAGAACACAACCCAGTATTCACGCAAGGACAAGCAGGTAAAGCTGAACACCTACTCAATACGGGTGACATCCCTGTCGTACAAAGTGATCGTGGCGGTCAAGTTACTTATCATGGCCCAGGTCAAATTGTCGTTTATTTTATGATTAATCTACGTCGTAAAAAAATAGGAGTTCGTGAGCTCGTCACCCATATTGAAAATATCGTCATTGAAACATTAAAAGAATTTGGAATTCTATCGGCGGCAAGACCCGATGCCCCTGGTGTGTATGTTGAAAAACGAAAAATATGCTCGCTTGGATTACGCATTCGTAAAGGCTGTTCTTTTCATGGTCTAGCATTAAACGTCAATATGGATTTAACGCCATTTTTACGCATTAATCCTTGCGGTTATTCTGGAATGGAAATGGTTCAAGTAAAAGATGTAAATGGCCCTGATTCTATCGCTATCGTAGAGTCAGCCCTCATACAAAAAATCACTCATCAGCTTGATTATAACCAAGTTGATATAACGACAGAAAGCCGATAA
- the ybeD gene encoding DUF493 family protein YbeD yields MQEQPKLKDLLEFPCKFTYKVMGYAKPELPDLVLSVIQKHAPGDYSPSVKPSGKGTYSAVSITITATSIEQVEILYKELGEIDIVRMVL; encoded by the coding sequence ATGCAAGAACAACCAAAGCTAAAAGATTTACTCGAATTCCCATGTAAGTTCACCTATAAAGTCATGGGCTACGCAAAACCTGAATTACCTGATCTGGTACTCAGCGTGATTCAAAAACATGCGCCTGGCGATTACAGCCCAAGTGTCAAGCCTAGCGGAAAAGGGACTTACAGTGCAGTGTCCATTACGATAACAGCAACGTCTATTGAACAAGTCGAGATTTTATATAAAGAATTAGGCGAAATAGACATCGTTCGCATGGTTCTGTAA
- a CDS encoding D-alanyl-D-alanine carboxypeptidase: protein MKNTAKYLTSLLIPSLALSASFVSMNASAADPIVVPNAPDIAAQSYVLMDYHSGKILAEKNMDERRHPASLTKMLTSYVIGQELKSGAVSRSDDVVISENAWAKNFPDSSKMFIEVGKTVSVDLLNQGIIVTSGNDACVAMAEHIAGSEDSFVDLMNQWAQKIGMKNSHFVNVHGLDSDEHYSTAHDLAILGAALIRDVPEEYKIYSQKSFTYNGITQYNRNGLLWDKSMNVDGIKTGHTSGAGYNLVTSATEGDMRLVSVVMGTKSENARKAESKKLLQFGFRFFETVAPHKAGEEFVKEKIWMGDKSEISLGVNKDTYVTVPRGQAKNLAASFVLDKELKAPITKGEVVGKLFYQLNGKDVAQYPLVAQEDVKEGGLFSRLIDYLVLLFQSWF from the coding sequence ATGAAAAATACAGCTAAATATCTAACATCCTTGCTAATACCATCATTAGCACTCTCCGCTTCTTTTGTTTCAATGAATGCCTCAGCAGCAGACCCTATTGTTGTTCCAAATGCACCAGACATTGCAGCACAAAGCTATGTACTGATGGATTACCATTCAGGAAAAATTTTAGCTGAAAAAAATATGGATGAGAGACGTCATCCTGCCAGTTTAACCAAAATGCTAACGAGTTACGTGATCGGACAAGAATTGAAGTCTGGCGCTGTTTCTCGTTCGGATGATGTCGTCATCAGTGAAAATGCATGGGCGAAAAACTTCCCTGATTCATCAAAAATGTTCATTGAAGTTGGGAAGACCGTTTCTGTTGATTTATTAAACCAAGGAATCATTGTTACTTCTGGTAATGACGCCTGTGTTGCGATGGCTGAACACATTGCGGGTTCTGAAGATTCATTTGTTGATTTAATGAACCAATGGGCTCAAAAAATTGGCATGAAAAACTCACACTTTGTGAATGTTCATGGTCTAGATAGTGATGAACATTATTCTACCGCTCACGATCTTGCCATTCTGGGAGCTGCGTTAATTCGTGATGTTCCTGAAGAATACAAAATTTATTCGCAAAAATCGTTCACCTACAATGGTATTACTCAATATAACCGTAATGGTTTATTGTGGGATAAAAGCATGAACGTTGATGGTATTAAGACCGGTCATACAAGTGGCGCAGGTTATAACCTAGTCACCTCAGCGACTGAAGGTGATATGCGCTTAGTTTCAGTTGTCATGGGAACTAAGAGCGAAAATGCTCGTAAAGCCGAAAGCAAGAAGCTACTTCAATTTGGTTTCCGTTTCTTTGAAACCGTTGCACCACATAAAGCTGGTGAAGAATTCGTTAAAGAAAAAATCTGGATGGGCGACAAGAGTGAAATATCTCTTGGAGTGAATAAAGATACCTACGTAACGGTTCCTCGTGGACAAGCCAAAAACCTAGCCGCAAGCTTTGTTCTAGACAAAGAACTAAAAGCGCCGATAACGAAAGGTGAAGTGGTTGGTAAGCTGTTCTATCAATTAAATGGTAAAGACGTTGCTCAATATCCACTTGTTGCTCAAGAAGATGTCAAAGAAGGTGGCTTATTCAGCCGTTTAATCGACTATCTTGTATTATTGTTCCAAAGTTGGTTCTAA
- a CDS encoding septal ring lytic transglycosylase RlpA family protein: MKKHYRYTLWMAFALLAGCSSSSNDRYKLSDDVAPKDPMSVVNIEDAHPKYEPFSRSGNRDYTLRGKDYKIVKNTQGFTQTGYASWYGKKFHGHLTSNGEVYDMYSMSAAHKTLPIPSYVKVTNSANGKTVIVRVNDRGPFHDGRIIDLSYAAAYKIGVYQNGTAPVKIEYITVPKTKVDAAYSKEEYLIQVAAVSDAEKARTLAVKLGQSYSTTYSVEKQNGVNRIIIGPWKNQSDATKALIQLQQTGYPSAFMKHQTRK; encoded by the coding sequence ATGAAAAAACATTATCGTTACACTCTCTGGATGGCCTTTGCTTTACTTGCAGGTTGCTCTTCCTCTTCAAATGATCGCTACAAGTTATCCGACGATGTAGCGCCTAAAGATCCAATGTCAGTGGTGAATATTGAGGATGCTCATCCTAAATATGAACCCTTCAGCCGTAGCGGTAATCGCGATTACACCTTACGCGGAAAAGATTATAAAATCGTCAAAAATACACAAGGGTTTACTCAAACTGGCTACGCCTCTTGGTATGGAAAGAAGTTTCATGGACATTTAACCTCAAATGGTGAAGTTTATGATATGTATTCTATGTCGGCTGCACACAAAACCTTACCCATACCTAGCTATGTAAAAGTCACCAATAGTGCCAATGGAAAAACGGTCATTGTGCGAGTGAATGATCGAGGCCCCTTCCATGATGGCCGTATCATCGATTTAAGCTATGCGGCTGCTTATAAAATTGGTGTTTACCAAAACGGAACGGCACCAGTCAAAATAGAATACATTACCGTTCCTAAAACAAAAGTGGATGCCGCTTATTCAAAAGAAGAATACCTCATTCAAGTCGCCGCAGTATCGGATGCTGAAAAAGCGCGAACTTTAGCGGTAAAGCTTGGTCAAAGCTATTCAACAACCTACAGTGTTGAAAAACAAAATGGAGTAAATCGAATTATTATAGGGCCTTGGAAGAATCAGTCGGATGCCACTAAGGCACTCATTCAGCTTCAACAGACTGGTTACCCTTCAGCTTTTATGAAGCATCAAACTCGTAAATAA
- the rodA gene encoding rod shape-determining protein RodA, whose protein sequence is MQMDPSTGQNRSFFERLHIDLPLLLGIILLMVIGLVIMYSASGQSYEMMDRQAMRMLLSLGVMVIVAQIKPRSLEALAPALYLVGVLLLLGVLFFGETSKGAQRWLDLGVVRFQPSELLKLAVPLMVARYIGNKPLPPTLRVLMVSLILVCLPTILIAKQPDLGTSILIAASGIFVIFLAGISWRIIAAAVLGISAFVPILWFFLMHEYQKIRVRTLFNPESDPLGAGYHIIQSKIAIGSGGLTGKGWLHGTQSQLEFVPERHTDFIFAVIAEEWGIIGVTLLLSVYLFIVARGLYLATQAQTAFGRMMGGSAVLSFFVYVFVNIGMVSGILPVVGVPLPLISYGGTSMVTLLAGFGMLMSIHTHRKMLSKAN, encoded by the coding sequence ATGCAAATGGATCCCTCAACAGGTCAAAATCGTTCTTTTTTCGAGCGGCTACATATTGATTTACCTCTGTTATTAGGCATTATTCTTCTGATGGTGATCGGATTAGTCATCATGTACAGTGCAAGTGGCCAAAGCTATGAGATGATGGATAGACAAGCAATGCGTATGTTGCTGTCGCTTGGTGTTATGGTTATTGTGGCTCAAATAAAACCTCGGTCATTAGAAGCCCTTGCCCCTGCGTTATACCTTGTTGGTGTATTGCTACTACTCGGTGTTTTATTTTTTGGTGAAACATCTAAAGGTGCACAACGCTGGCTCGATCTCGGAGTGGTACGCTTTCAACCTTCTGAACTTCTAAAATTAGCAGTCCCCCTAATGGTTGCTCGTTATATCGGTAATAAACCATTACCACCAACATTACGAGTTTTAATGGTTTCACTCATATTAGTTTGCTTACCCACTATTTTAATCGCAAAACAACCGGACTTAGGCACATCAATTTTAATCGCAGCCTCAGGCATTTTTGTTATTTTCTTAGCCGGAATAAGTTGGCGGATCATCGCAGCAGCCGTATTGGGCATCAGTGCTTTCGTACCAATTTTATGGTTCTTTCTCATGCACGAATATCAAAAAATTCGTGTTCGAACACTCTTTAACCCCGAATCCGATCCATTAGGTGCCGGTTACCATATCATTCAGAGTAAGATCGCGATTGGTTCTGGAGGGTTAACAGGAAAAGGCTGGTTACATGGCACCCAATCACAATTAGAATTTGTCCCAGAACGACATACTGACTTTATCTTTGCAGTCATTGCTGAAGAATGGGGTATTATCGGTGTCACATTACTGCTATCTGTTTATTTATTCATCGTTGCTCGAGGCTTGTACCTTGCAACACAAGCACAGACAGCATTTGGGCGAATGATGGGTGGCAGTGCGGTACTCAGCTTCTTTGTCTATGTTTTTGTAAACATTGGGATGGTAAGCGGCATTTTACCAGTGGTAGGTGTTCCTTTACCTTTGATTAGCTACGGCGGCACGTCAATGGTAACTCTACTGGCAGGCTTTGGCATGTTAATGTCGATCCATACACACCGAAAAATGCTTTCAAAGGCGAACTAA
- the mrdA gene encoding penicillin-binding protein 2, with product MRRKRTQIRDYNAEAKLFARRSIVAFTGIIVLVAVLLANLYYIQVEQYQDYQTRSNDNRIKIVPIAPNRGLIYDRNGKLLASNRPVYSLEITPEKVKNVENTIEELSKILPISDDQIQTFQKERRQIRHYKPVPILTQLTNEQVAKFSVNQYKFPGVEISAALKRYYPYGSILTHVIGYVSRINDKDIARLTIEDKVSNYQATRDIGKLGIERFYEDILHGTSGYQEVEVNSRGRVIRTLKYVPPVPGKDLVLNLDIDLQQYAYSLMDKRRGSIIILDPKDNGVLAMVSSPSYDPNSFVHGISSKEYSALLNDPNRPLVNRATLGIYPPASTVKPFIAVSALTEGVITPKTTRNDPGIWYIPHAKSHKGYRDWSRWGHGVVDVKKALEESVDTFFYQVAFDLGIDRLSSWMNKFGFGEYTGIDIHEESSANMPTREWKQARHRTPWYQGDTIPVGIGQGYWTATPMQIAKALSVLVTHGEVRAPHLLRATMDKTVANPKPILSPIKTYPSIKGVKESYWKLAEEGMHLVATGSRGTARRSFYGAEYEAAVKSGTAQVYGLKEGEKYNASEVAEHLRDHALLMGFAPLKNPQVIVAMVLENAGGGSGVGGPIARKIFDHVILKPEESDMQEDKK from the coding sequence ATGAGACGTAAACGCACCCAAATACGTGATTACAACGCTGAAGCTAAGCTTTTTGCTCGACGTTCCATCGTTGCGTTTACGGGCATTATTGTTCTAGTAGCCGTTTTGTTAGCGAATCTTTATTACATCCAAGTCGAGCAATATCAAGATTACCAAACACGTTCAAATGATAACCGCATCAAAATCGTTCCGATCGCGCCTAACCGTGGTCTAATTTACGATCGCAATGGAAAGTTACTTGCCTCCAATCGCCCTGTTTATAGCTTAGAAATCACGCCTGAAAAAGTAAAGAATGTTGAAAATACCATCGAAGAACTGAGTAAAATACTACCGATTAGCGATGATCAAATACAAACATTCCAAAAAGAGCGCAGGCAAATTAGACACTATAAGCCAGTCCCAATTCTGACCCAATTAACAAATGAACAGGTGGCTAAATTTTCAGTCAACCAATACAAATTCCCTGGAGTTGAGATTTCCGCAGCTTTAAAGCGTTATTACCCGTATGGCTCAATATTAACACATGTTATTGGCTACGTTTCTCGTATTAATGACAAAGATATCGCCCGCCTCACCATTGAAGATAAAGTTTCCAATTACCAAGCAACCCGAGATATTGGTAAGCTGGGCATTGAACGATTTTATGAAGATATCTTGCATGGTACATCTGGCTATCAAGAGGTTGAAGTTAACAGCAGAGGTCGAGTCATCCGTACCTTAAAATACGTTCCCCCCGTTCCGGGTAAAGATCTTGTATTAAATTTAGATATCGATTTACAGCAGTACGCTTATAGTCTGATGGATAAACGCCGTGGCTCGATCATCATTCTCGATCCAAAAGATAATGGCGTATTGGCAATGGTGTCCAGCCCCAGCTACGATCCTAACTCTTTTGTACATGGTATCAGTAGCAAAGAATACAGCGCATTATTAAACGATCCGAATAGGCCTTTGGTTAACCGAGCAACCCTCGGTATTTATCCTCCGGCATCAACAGTGAAACCATTCATTGCAGTCTCCGCTTTAACTGAAGGTGTTATTACCCCTAAAACAACACGTAATGATCCGGGAATTTGGTATATACCTCACGCAAAGAGTCACAAGGGCTATCGAGATTGGAGCCGTTGGGGGCATGGTGTCGTTGATGTGAAAAAAGCATTAGAAGAATCTGTTGATACCTTTTTTTATCAAGTTGCCTTTGATTTAGGTATTGATCGCTTATCCAGTTGGATGAATAAGTTTGGTTTTGGTGAATATACCGGTATCGACATACATGAAGAAAGCAGCGCAAACATGCCAACTCGTGAGTGGAAACAAGCGCGACATAGAACACCTTGGTATCAAGGCGATACTATTCCCGTTGGAATCGGTCAGGGTTATTGGACAGCAACGCCAATGCAAATTGCAAAAGCATTATCAGTACTTGTTACCCACGGAGAAGTCAGAGCACCTCATTTGTTAAGAGCAACGATGGACAAAACCGTTGCAAACCCAAAACCGATTTTAAGCCCAATAAAAACATACCCCAGTATCAAAGGCGTTAAAGAATCGTACTGGAAGTTAGCGGAAGAAGGCATGCACTTAGTTGCAACAGGTTCTCGAGGAACTGCTCGTCGTTCTTTTTATGGGGCAGAATATGAAGCCGCGGTAAAATCGGGTACTGCTCAAGTTTATGGGTTAAAAGAAGGTGAAAAGTACAACGCTAGTGAAGTCGCAGAGCACCTTCGTGATCATGCATTGCTGATGGGATTTGCCCCATTAAAGAATCCACAAGTTATCGTGGCAATGGTACTCGAAAATGCAGGTGGAGGTTCTGGTGTTGGTGGCCCAATCGCTCGTAAAATATTTGATCATGTGATTTTAAAGCCTGAAGAGTCAGACATGCAAGAGGATAAAAAATAG
- the rlmH gene encoding 23S rRNA (pseudouridine(1915)-N(3))-methyltransferase RlmH yields the protein MKIQLIAVGTKMPKWVEAGFHEYQRRFPSDMPFDLVEITAGKRGKNADIARILQKEGEAMLAAVPKGNRIITLDIPGKRWDTEQLASQLDAWKLDGRDVSILIGGPEGLAPACKAAADQSWSLSPLTLPHPMVRVIMAESLYRAWSVTENHPYHRE from the coding sequence GTGAAAATTCAACTTATCGCAGTGGGAACGAAAATGCCTAAATGGGTTGAAGCGGGTTTTCACGAATATCAACGACGCTTCCCTAGTGATATGCCTTTTGATTTAGTCGAAATTACAGCCGGAAAACGTGGCAAAAATGCCGATATTGCAAGAATTCTGCAAAAAGAAGGTGAAGCCATGCTTGCGGCTGTACCTAAAGGTAACCGCATTATAACATTAGATATCCCAGGTAAACGTTGGGACACAGAACAATTAGCCTCTCAATTAGATGCTTGGAAATTAGATGGTAGAGATGTATCAATATTAATCGGTGGCCCTGAAGGCTTAGCGCCTGCTTGTAAAGCCGCTGCCGACCAAAGTTGGTCATTATCTCCTCTTACCTTGCCACACCCTATGGTTCGAGTCATTATGGCAGAAAGCTTATACCGAGCTTGGAGCGTGACTGAAAATCATCCGTACCATCGAGAATAG
- the rsfS gene encoding ribosome silencing factor has translation MRLNELKDFLADKADDMKAENIITLDVTGKSSVTDFMIVCTGTSKRHVASIADNVAKEAKIAGLEPLGMDGEDEGEWVVVDMGSVMVHVMQQAPRELYQLEKLWG, from the coding sequence TTGCGACTAAACGAGTTAAAAGATTTTCTTGCTGATAAAGCTGATGACATGAAAGCTGAAAACATCATTACGCTTGATGTAACAGGTAAATCAAGCGTAACCGACTTTATGATCGTTTGTACTGGCACATCCAAACGCCATGTTGCATCCATTGCTGATAATGTTGCTAAAGAAGCCAAAATTGCGGGTCTCGAACCACTCGGCATGGATGGTGAAGATGAAGGTGAGTGGGTTGTCGTCGATATGGGGTCTGTCATGGTACATGTGATGCAACAAGCCCCACGTGAATTATATCAACTAGAGAAGCTTTGGGGCTAG